The Siniperca chuatsi isolate FFG_IHB_CAS linkage group LG7, ASM2008510v1, whole genome shotgun sequence genome includes a window with the following:
- the schip1 gene encoding schwannomin-interacting protein 1 isoform X6: MVHQENCSHQAQKNERESIRQKLALGSFFDDGPGIYTSCSKSGKPSLSSRLQSGMNLQICFVNDSGSDKDSDADDSKTETSLDTPLSPMSKQSSSYSDRDTTEDDSESLEDMDFLSRQKKLQAEAKLALAMAKPMAKMQVEVEKQNRKKSPVADLLPHMPHISECLMKRSLKPTDLRDMTLGQLQVIVNDLHSQIESLNEELVQLLLIRDELHMEQDAMLVDIEDLTRHAESQQKHLAERTLSK, encoded by the exons GCCCAAAAGAATGAGAGGGAGTCTATTAGGCAGAAGTTGGCCCTGGGCAGTTTCTTTGACGATGGGCCAGGCATCTACACCAGCTGCAGCAAGAGCGGCAAACCCAGCCTATCTTCACG gctgcagagtgGGATGAACCTACAGATCTGTTTTGTCAATGACAGCGGCAGCGACAAGGACAGTGATGCAGATGACAGCAAGACAGAGACCAGTCTGGACACACCTCTGTCCCCGATG TCCAAGCAGAGTTCGTCTTACTCGGACAGGGACACCACAGAGGACGACTCTGAGTCTCTGGAGGACATGGACTTCCTGAGTCGACAGAAGAAGCTGCAGGCGGAGGCGAAGCTGGCCCTGGCTATGGCCAAGCCCATGGCCAAGatgcaggtggaggtggagaaacAGAATCGCAAGAAATCACCGGTGGCCGACCTG cttCCACACATGCCTCACATCAGTGAGTGTCTAATGAAGAGAAGCCTGAAGCCCACCGACTTGAGAGACATGACTCTGGGACAGCTCCAGGTTATAGTCAATGACCTGCACTCCCAGATTGAGA GTCTGAATGAGGAGCTTGTACAGTTGCTGCTTATTCGGGATGAACTACACATGGAGCAAGATGCCATGCTGGTTGACATAGAGGACCTCACCAG GCATGCTGAGAGCCAGCAGAAACATTTGGCTGAGAGGACCCTATCTAAATAA
- the si:dkeyp-97b10.3 gene encoding uncharacterized protein si:dkeyp-97b10.3 isoform X1, with the protein MVAEMASCGAACHLEDGDGDVPAPEHKDNLTESDSSSSENAGTSTEDSSEEEEEDEEEEEEDPEGCARKDGGEEDNEADAEESRNESVPGPEAGVSNGKDERHFNLSCEKCKAIQQSHGYELVTPRRITKGRLQVQLEGEGTYECSVTGLVFEASERVLVRYSVLSWSKFGTFLRDSWKFAGPIFNVDTVNKDASVLKSIQFPHSVCLADPENEMTFSVLHIKDNRPLIEPTVDHSGSHVKWNVTSLSPVGPIIQTSQSVEHHGVVLVYKQLGGDNNNNNYSFHIYLATNSSSDIKDIAKQVRGYKNRYIRIEKPPTCKLDEGTYRLMSEPEGDIKPQDLKFTLAVTKMKGYFEAFFEQPPPFKLSLIDINTEETVWSATIREGDCVDTTEKKPRKRTNSRQRSSSPSEEETACKRPRWQDESDGVKTVMTLGQDMSEKQLLQVAKRLGKEWKQVAIYLGLNSRELDDIQVAEKDVTMQKLKMLVEWKSRRRLGEATAYDLWKSVEELDDLPNEVHQTLRDMIENRAAK; encoded by the exons AGACGGAGATGTCCCTGCGCCTGAACACAAAG ATAATCTGACAGAAAGTGACAGCAGTAGTTCAG AGAACGCAGGAACATCCACTGAGGAcagctcagaggaggaagaggaggatgaagaggaggaggaagaggatccTG AAGGCTGTGCTAggaaggatggaggagaggaag ACAATGAGGCCGATGCAGAGGAGTCTAGAAATG AGTCAGTCCCTGGACCTGAAGCAGGGGTTTCAAATGGAAAAG ATGAGAGACACTTCAACTTAAGCTGTGAAAAATGCAAAGCTATCCAGCAG AGCCATGGCTATGAGCTTGTTACCCCGAGGAGGATCACTAAGGGACGATTACA ggTGCAGCTGGAAGGAGAGGGCACGTATGAGTGTTCGGTCACCGGCCTGGTGTTTGAAGCATCGGAGCGGGTTCTCGTGCGGTACTCTGTCTTGTCCTGGTCCAAGTTCGGCACATTCCTCCGGGACTCCTGGAAATTTGCTGGACCCATCTTTAATGTGGACACAGTCAATAAGGACGCGTCTGTCCTCAAGTCCATCCAGTTCCCTCACTCCGTCTGCCTTGCCG ATCCAGAAAATGAGATGACATTCAGCGTCCTGCACATAAAGGACAACCGTCCGCTCATCGAGCCGACAGTGGACCACTCAGGTAGCCATGTGAAGTGGAATGTGACGTCCCTGTCACCTGTGGGTCCCATCATTCAGACGAGCCAATCTGTAGAGCACCACGGGGTGGTCCTGGTCTACAAGCAGCTGGGAggtgacaacaacaacaacaactacagcttCCACATCTACCTGGCCACCAACAGTTCATCTGACATCAAG GATATAGCCAAACAGGTGCGGGGCTACAAGAATCGTTACATTCGGATAGAGAAGCCTCCCACATGTAAACTGGACGAGGGGACGTATCGTCTCATGAGCGAGCCAGAGGGAGACATCAAACCTCAG GATTTGAAATTCACCCTAGCGGTGACTAAGATGAAAGGCTACTTTGAAGCTTTCTTTGAGCAGCCTCCTCCCTTTAAATTGTCTCTCAtagacattaacactgaggaGACTGTATGGTCCGCCACCATCAGAGAAG GTGATTGTGTGGATACCACAGAAAAGAAGCCAAGGAAAAGGACAAACA gcagacagaggagcagcagcccctcagaagaagaaacagccTGTAAAAGACCTCGATGGCAGGATGAGTCAG ATGGAGTGAAAACAGTGATGACTCTGGGCCAGGACATGTCCGAGAAGCAGCTACTGCAGGTGGCCAAGCGGCTCGGGAAGGAGTGGAAGCAGGTGGCCATCTATCTAGGCCTGAACTCCAGGGAGCTGGACGACATCCAGGTAGCGGAGAAAGATGTGACCATGCAGAAGTTGAAGATGCTGGTGGAGtggaagagcaggaggaggctgGGAGAGGCCACGGCGTATGACCTGTGGAAAAGTGTGGAGGAACTGGATGACTTGCCAAATGAGGTCCATCAGACACTGCGAG aCATGATAGAAAATCGAGCAGCTAAGTGA
- the il12a gene encoding interleukin-12 subunit alpha isoform X1, which translates to MAIFNFYFASCVLLLTLSWRTSTGLPVRTEKCGDCPSLFKSLLLNITGLLGSDVLCFGITSDTMVVRSKAETALACAPTLTQNSGCMMQRNSSFSESECLRNIMKDLAHYDAAIQSYLNSPLRSPEEETALLSPTLGIIQSLRKNCSLMPNGENDSTEVFFYSFFFVCSLFTPPSFSLLEENLWDLCVCVCVCVCVRERERERERERERNWQVIIMYSCCFLLYCLLGGCCPDVGK; encoded by the exons ATGGCAATCTTTAATTTCT ACTTCGCcagctgtgtgctgctgctgacccTGAGCTGGCGCACATCCACAGGACTCCCGGTGCGCACAGAAAAGTGCGGAGACTGCCCATCGCTCTTCAAGAGCCTCCTGCTGAATATCACGGGGCTTCTTGGCAGT gatgttttgtgttttggcaTCACCTCTGATACAATGGTGGTGAGGAGCAAAGCTGAGACAGCGCTGGCCTGCGCACCCACTCTGACTCAG AACTCAGGTTGCATGATGCAAAGAAATTCATCCTTCAGTGAG AGTGAATGTCTGAGGAACATCATGAAGGACTTGGCCCATTATGATGCTGCTATTCAGTCCTACCTTAACTCCCCACTCAGAAGTCCTGAGGAAGAAACTGCACTTCTCAGCCCAACTCTGGGAATAATACAGAGCCTGAGGAAG AACTGCTCCCTGATGCCGAATGGAGAGAATGACTCTACAGAGGTATTCTTCTAttccttcttttttgtttgttccctATTTACTCCTCCATCTTTCAGTCTTTTAGAGGAAAACTTatgggatttgtgtgtgtgtgtgtgtgtgtgtgtgtgtgtgagagagagagagagagagagagagagagagagagagagaaactggcaGGTGATTATTATGTATTCATGTTGTTTCCTTCTATATTGTCTTTTAGGAGGATGCTGCCCAGATGTGGGGAAATGA
- the il12a gene encoding interleukin-12 subunit alpha isoform X2: MDIRQSLSETCCINQQSSENNTTNFASCVLLLTLSWRTSTGLPVRTEKCGDCPSLFKSLLLNITGLLGSDVLCFGITSDTMVVRSKAETALACAPTLTQNSGCMMQRNSSFSESECLRNIMKDLAHYDAAIQSYLNSPLRSPEEETALLSPTLGIIQSLRKNCSLMPNGENDSTEEDAAQMWGNDTFSNRQEMCKMMRGFHLRTITINRAIGYISSGDHRK, translated from the exons ATGGACATCCGGCAGAGTCTGTCTGAAACGTGCTGCATCAATCAACAGTCATCTGAAAATAACACCACAA ACTTCGCcagctgtgtgctgctgctgacccTGAGCTGGCGCACATCCACAGGACTCCCGGTGCGCACAGAAAAGTGCGGAGACTGCCCATCGCTCTTCAAGAGCCTCCTGCTGAATATCACGGGGCTTCTTGGCAGT gatgttttgtgttttggcaTCACCTCTGATACAATGGTGGTGAGGAGCAAAGCTGAGACAGCGCTGGCCTGCGCACCCACTCTGACTCAG AACTCAGGTTGCATGATGCAAAGAAATTCATCCTTCAGTGAG AGTGAATGTCTGAGGAACATCATGAAGGACTTGGCCCATTATGATGCTGCTATTCAGTCCTACCTTAACTCCCCACTCAGAAGTCCTGAGGAAGAAACTGCACTTCTCAGCCCAACTCTGGGAATAATACAGAGCCTGAGGAAG AACTGCTCCCTGATGCCGAATGGAGAGAATGACTCTACAGAG GAGGATGCTGCCCAGATGTGGGGAAATGACACCTTCAGTAACAGGCAGGAGATGTGTAAGATGATGAGGGGCTTCCATCTCCGAACCATCACCATCAACCGAGCTATTGGCTACATCTCCTCAGGAGACCACAGGAAGTAA
- the si:dkeyp-97b10.3 gene encoding uncharacterized protein si:dkeyp-97b10.3 isoform X2, with translation MVAEMASCGAACHLEDGDGDVPAPEHKDNLTESDSSSSENAGTSTEDSSEEEEEDEEEEEEDPGCARKDGGEEDNEADAEESRNESVPGPEAGVSNGKDERHFNLSCEKCKAIQQSHGYELVTPRRITKGRLQVQLEGEGTYECSVTGLVFEASERVLVRYSVLSWSKFGTFLRDSWKFAGPIFNVDTVNKDASVLKSIQFPHSVCLADPENEMTFSVLHIKDNRPLIEPTVDHSGSHVKWNVTSLSPVGPIIQTSQSVEHHGVVLVYKQLGGDNNNNNYSFHIYLATNSSSDIKDIAKQVRGYKNRYIRIEKPPTCKLDEGTYRLMSEPEGDIKPQDLKFTLAVTKMKGYFEAFFEQPPPFKLSLIDINTEETVWSATIREGDCVDTTEKKPRKRTNSRQRSSSPSEEETACKRPRWQDESDGVKTVMTLGQDMSEKQLLQVAKRLGKEWKQVAIYLGLNSRELDDIQVAEKDVTMQKLKMLVEWKSRRRLGEATAYDLWKSVEELDDLPNEVHQTLRDMIENRAAK, from the exons AGACGGAGATGTCCCTGCGCCTGAACACAAAG ATAATCTGACAGAAAGTGACAGCAGTAGTTCAG AGAACGCAGGAACATCCACTGAGGAcagctcagaggaggaagaggaggatgaagaggaggaggaagaggatccTG GCTGTGCTAggaaggatggaggagaggaag ACAATGAGGCCGATGCAGAGGAGTCTAGAAATG AGTCAGTCCCTGGACCTGAAGCAGGGGTTTCAAATGGAAAAG ATGAGAGACACTTCAACTTAAGCTGTGAAAAATGCAAAGCTATCCAGCAG AGCCATGGCTATGAGCTTGTTACCCCGAGGAGGATCACTAAGGGACGATTACA ggTGCAGCTGGAAGGAGAGGGCACGTATGAGTGTTCGGTCACCGGCCTGGTGTTTGAAGCATCGGAGCGGGTTCTCGTGCGGTACTCTGTCTTGTCCTGGTCCAAGTTCGGCACATTCCTCCGGGACTCCTGGAAATTTGCTGGACCCATCTTTAATGTGGACACAGTCAATAAGGACGCGTCTGTCCTCAAGTCCATCCAGTTCCCTCACTCCGTCTGCCTTGCCG ATCCAGAAAATGAGATGACATTCAGCGTCCTGCACATAAAGGACAACCGTCCGCTCATCGAGCCGACAGTGGACCACTCAGGTAGCCATGTGAAGTGGAATGTGACGTCCCTGTCACCTGTGGGTCCCATCATTCAGACGAGCCAATCTGTAGAGCACCACGGGGTGGTCCTGGTCTACAAGCAGCTGGGAggtgacaacaacaacaacaactacagcttCCACATCTACCTGGCCACCAACAGTTCATCTGACATCAAG GATATAGCCAAACAGGTGCGGGGCTACAAGAATCGTTACATTCGGATAGAGAAGCCTCCCACATGTAAACTGGACGAGGGGACGTATCGTCTCATGAGCGAGCCAGAGGGAGACATCAAACCTCAG GATTTGAAATTCACCCTAGCGGTGACTAAGATGAAAGGCTACTTTGAAGCTTTCTTTGAGCAGCCTCCTCCCTTTAAATTGTCTCTCAtagacattaacactgaggaGACTGTATGGTCCGCCACCATCAGAGAAG GTGATTGTGTGGATACCACAGAAAAGAAGCCAAGGAAAAGGACAAACA gcagacagaggagcagcagcccctcagaagaagaaacagccTGTAAAAGACCTCGATGGCAGGATGAGTCAG ATGGAGTGAAAACAGTGATGACTCTGGGCCAGGACATGTCCGAGAAGCAGCTACTGCAGGTGGCCAAGCGGCTCGGGAAGGAGTGGAAGCAGGTGGCCATCTATCTAGGCCTGAACTCCAGGGAGCTGGACGACATCCAGGTAGCGGAGAAAGATGTGACCATGCAGAAGTTGAAGATGCTGGTGGAGtggaagagcaggaggaggctgGGAGAGGCCACGGCGTATGACCTGTGGAAAAGTGTGGAGGAACTGGATGACTTGCCAAATGAGGTCCATCAGACACTGCGAG aCATGATAGAAAATCGAGCAGCTAAGTGA